A genomic window from Methanosarcinales archaeon includes:
- a CDS encoding MoaD family protein yields MAKVTVKLFANLREQAGKTNIEIDGNDLREVLNSLIEKYNGLGELIFNNEEFHPFIHVLVNGISVRDKDGLDTMLSTGDEIALFPPVSGG; encoded by the coding sequence ATGGCTAAAGTAACAGTAAAACTATTTGCAAACCTTAGAGAACAGGCAGGAAAAACTAACATTGAAATCGATGGCAATGACCTGCGTGAAGTCTTAAATTCTTTAATAGAAAAATATAACGGACTTGGAGAATTGATTTTTAATAATGAGGAGTTCCATCCTTTCATTCATGTGCTGGTGAACGGCATCAGTGTAAGGGATAAGGACGGGCTGGACACTATGCTTTCCACAGGCGATGAGATCGCATTATTCCCCCCCGTCTCAGGCGGTTAG
- a CDS encoding TIGR00266 family protein produces MKHEITGDNLQLVTLHLNGGETVYAEAGTMNHMTNNIDMEAKAKGGVLKGLKRMVSGESFFITEFTPQGDGFVAFGGNVPGKIEAIQIAPGKEFMAQRDAFLCAESGVDMDVAFTKKLGAGLFGGEGFILQKYSGQGMVFIHACGDFVVKDLQPGETIKVDTGSVVGFDSTVSYDITRAGGIKTSLFGGEGIFLTKLTGPGKIIIQSLSIAGLAGALRPFFSTGSSTSGSGGLSVGNLLGDR; encoded by the coding sequence ATGAAACATGAAATAACAGGAGATAATCTCCAGCTGGTGACACTTCACCTGAATGGAGGCGAGACCGTGTATGCTGAAGCCGGAACAATGAACCATATGACCAATAACATTGACATGGAGGCAAAAGCCAAAGGCGGTGTACTGAAAGGTCTGAAACGCATGGTCAGTGGTGAATCGTTTTTCATAACAGAGTTCACACCACAAGGTGACGGGTTTGTAGCTTTCGGAGGCAATGTTCCAGGCAAGATAGAAGCGATACAGATAGCTCCCGGCAAAGAATTTATGGCCCAGAGGGATGCTTTTTTATGCGCCGAATCGGGTGTTGATATGGATGTTGCTTTTACCAAGAAGCTTGGTGCCGGACTCTTTGGTGGCGAAGGCTTTATCTTACAGAAATACAGCGGACAGGGCATGGTATTTATTCATGCCTGCGGCGACTTTGTGGTAAAAGACCTCCAGCCGGGTGAGACTATCAAAGTAGATACCGGCTCAGTAGTGGGATTTGATTCAACTGTTAGCTATGATATAACCAGGGCAGGTGGGATCAAGACCTCTTTGTTTGGCGGGGAAGGAATATTCCTGACCAAGCTCACAGGGCCAGGCAAGATCATTATCCAATCATTGAGTATTGCAGGACTGGCTGGCGCACTCCGACCTTTCTTCTCAACTGGCAGCTCTACCAGCGGTTCAGGAGGACTTTCAGTAGGCAACCTTTTGGGTGATAGATAA
- a CDS encoding sulfide/dihydroorotate dehydrogenase-like FAD/NAD-binding protein, protein MPFKILEKSQIVPTIHQIIIEAPKIARKARAGQFVILRIDESGERIPLTIADFDGENGTITIIFQEMGKTTKQLSKLQAGDSLLDFVGPLGNPSEIEQVGTVVCVGGGVGVAPIFPIARAHKEAGNRVLTIIGSRNTDLLLWEDKVRDVSDELYITTDDGSKGHHGFVTDILKQLLEGDEQISLVIAIGPPIMMRTVAGVTHPFGVKTMVSLNSIMVDGTGMCGSCRVLVGGETKFACVDGPEFNAHEVDFTLLMNRLMMYRTEEQLAEEKYECDREGCQC, encoded by the coding sequence ATGCCATTTAAAATACTAGAAAAAAGCCAGATCGTCCCTACTATACACCAGATAATTATAGAAGCTCCCAAAATTGCCAGAAAAGCCAGAGCAGGTCAGTTCGTTATTCTCAGGATCGATGAATCCGGTGAGAGGATCCCACTGACCATTGCCGATTTTGATGGTGAAAATGGAACTATTACCATCATCTTCCAGGAAATGGGCAAGACAACAAAACAATTATCCAAATTACAGGCAGGTGATAGTCTGCTTGATTTTGTTGGACCACTGGGAAATCCATCTGAAATTGAGCAGGTGGGTACAGTGGTATGTGTGGGTGGCGGTGTAGGTGTGGCCCCCATTTTTCCTATTGCCAGAGCTCATAAAGAAGCTGGTAACAGGGTATTAACCATTATTGGTTCCCGCAACACTGATCTATTATTATGGGAAGATAAGGTGCGGGATGTGAGTGATGAATTATATATCACGACCGATGACGGTTCAAAAGGTCATCACGGTTTTGTGACAGATATTTTAAAGCAATTACTGGAAGGCGATGAACAAATATCCCTGGTTATCGCCATCGGACCGCCTATTATGATGAGAACTGTTGCAGGTGTGACCCATCCTTTCGGCGTCAAAACCATGGTGAGTCTGAACAGTATTATGGTAGACGGCACCGGAATGTGCGGTTCCTGCAGGGTGCTGGTAGGGGGCGAGACAAAATTCGCATGCGTGGATGGTCCGGAATTCAATGCCCATGAGGTTGATTTTACACTGCTTATGAACAGGCTTATGATGTACCGGACTGAGGAACAACTGGCAGAAGAGAAATATGAATGCGATCGGGAGGGATGCCAGTGTTAG
- the gcvPA gene encoding aminomethyl-transferring glycine dehydrogenase subunit GcvPA has product MLTAIQDSWKRWKNRKWEGDGLPYIPHTKAEIQEMLDLIGVASIEDLFADIPKEVLFDEEHPFDGKSEMEVMREMGAMLGENRTGPLFMGAGCYNHYVPAAVASILSRSEFFTSYTQYQPELSQGFLRALFEYQTFICQLTGMEVSNISMYDWASALGEAALMSARITKKRCNILVPKTTHPVRVQVLKTYMKGAGLNLIETGFDAGTGQLDIEDLKRAVNDTTAMVYMESPNVFGVIDETAQTVSEIANEAGSMFVFGTDMLSLSILTPPAEYNADIVIGDAQSMGNPVNFGGSQLGVMACKKQYVRDIPGRLVGKTHDGEGREGFVLTLQTREQHIRRQKATSNICTNHALNALAATVYIALMGAGGLSELGSLLIKRPQEVAEKINDLSGWRAPLFSSHHFREFVAVSDTDPELINHKLLEEGITGGLVLRDWYPELGNAVLYCVTECCSDEDIERLLEVLEAN; this is encoded by the coding sequence ATGCTGACAGCTATTCAGGACTCCTGGAAACGCTGGAAGAATAGAAAATGGGAAGGTGATGGATTGCCTTATATCCCGCATACCAAAGCAGAGATACAAGAGATGCTGGACCTGATAGGAGTGGCATCTATAGAGGATCTTTTTGCCGATATCCCGAAAGAGGTACTATTCGATGAGGAACATCCCTTTGATGGGAAATCAGAAATGGAAGTTATGCGGGAGATGGGGGCCATGCTGGGGGAGAACAGGACCGGTCCGCTGTTTATGGGAGCAGGGTGCTATAACCATTATGTTCCGGCCGCAGTAGCGTCGATCCTGTCACGGAGCGAATTCTTTACCTCATATACCCAGTACCAGCCTGAATTAAGCCAGGGATTTTTACGCGCATTGTTCGAGTATCAGACATTCATATGCCAGCTTACCGGTATGGAAGTGTCCAATATTTCCATGTATGACTGGGCCAGTGCTCTTGGTGAGGCTGCACTGATGTCTGCCCGCATAACAAAGAAGCGGTGCAATATCTTAGTCCCGAAGACCACGCATCCGGTACGGGTGCAGGTATTGAAAACATACATGAAAGGTGCAGGGCTGAACCTTATCGAGACAGGATTTGATGCCGGGACCGGTCAGCTTGATATTGAGGACCTGAAAAGGGCAGTGAATGATACCACGGCCATGGTCTATATGGAAAGCCCCAACGTCTTCGGTGTGATAGACGAAACGGCACAGACCGTCTCAGAGATCGCTAATGAGGCCGGGAGTATGTTCGTGTTCGGTACCGATATGCTTTCATTGAGCATATTGACCCCACCTGCTGAATATAATGCAGATATAGTGATCGGAGATGCCCAGTCCATGGGGAATCCTGTGAATTTCGGAGGATCCCAGCTGGGTGTTATGGCCTGCAAAAAGCAGTATGTCCGGGATATACCAGGGCGGCTGGTGGGTAAGACCCATGATGGTGAGGGCAGGGAGGGGTTCGTCCTGACGCTTCAGACCAGGGAGCAGCACATACGGAGGCAGAAGGCCACCTCCAATATCTGCACCAACCACGCATTGAATGCTCTGGCAGCTACGGTCTATATTGCATTGATGGGTGCAGGAGGCCTTTCAGAACTGGGGTCTTTGCTGATCAAAAGACCGCAAGAGGTAGCAGAGAAGATCAATGACCTCAGCGGATGGAGGGCCCCGTTGTTCAGTTCGCACCATTTCAGGGAGTTTGTTGCAGTGTCAGATACCGATCCTGAACTGATAAACCATAAACTGCTTGAAGAGGGGATAACTGGCGGACTTGTGCTCAGGGATTGGTATCCGGAACTGGGGAATGCTGTGCTGTACTGTGTTACGGAATGCTGCAGTGATGAGGATATTGAGCGGCTGTTAGAGGTGCTTGAAGCGAATTGA
- a CDS encoding VOC family protein, translating into MVRFNGINHLAMATGDMDSTIRFWRDMLGMRLVAGLGQPGYRHYFFEISENDLIAFFEWPGVEPVQEKDHGHPVSGPFIFDHVSFGVETESNLWELKDSLDAGGFWVSDVIDHGFIHSIYAYDPNGIPIEFSHNKEGVDIRKNPQMKDVTPSDATKEGPEQKKGIWPAVKRHTQESEWVVYPGAGSELFHGKK; encoded by the coding sequence ATGGTTAGATTCAATGGAATTAATCACCTGGCAATGGCAACTGGTGATATGGACAGTACCATCAGGTTCTGGCGGGACATGTTGGGAATGAGGCTGGTTGCCGGACTGGGACAACCGGGGTACAGGCATTATTTTTTTGAGATCTCTGAGAATGACCTGATAGCATTTTTTGAATGGCCGGGTGTGGAACCTGTGCAAGAAAAGGATCATGGTCATCCGGTGTCAGGTCCCTTTATCTTTGATCATGTCTCGTTCGGTGTTGAGACTGAATCAAACCTCTGGGAGTTGAAAGATTCTCTGGATGCAGGAGGTTTCTGGGTCTCAGATGTAATTGATCATGGTTTCATTCATTCAATTTATGCCTATGATCCAAATGGCATACCTATCGAGTTCAGTCACAATAAGGAGGGCGTAGATATTCGGAAAAACCCGCAGATGAAAGATGTGACCCCTTCTGATGCGACAAAGGAAGGACCTGAGCAGAAAAAAGGGATTTGGCCGGCTGTTAAAAGGCACACACAGGAAAGTGAATGGGTGGTATATCCCGGAGCAGGAAGTGAACTGTTCCACGGGAAAAAATAA
- the gcvPB gene encoding aminomethyl-transferring glycine dehydrogenase subunit GcvPB, which translates to MHEFHLIFEKSDKNTFQPCRGIPEHLIRHNLDIPELSEPEVIRHYTELSTANFGVDTGMYPLGSCTMKYNPRFTEHLAALETNMVHPLQDVSTIQGSLHIMYLLKHYLKTICGMDDFTLQPTAGAQGEFTAMTIIKAYFNSKEDTRNEVIVPDSAHGTNPKSAAMAGFDVVEIPSDEQGYIDLEMLTSAVSEKTAALMLTNPNTLGLFDKNILKIADIVHGAGGLLFYDGANLNGIIGKTRPGDMGFDCMNLNLHKTFAAPHGGGGPGSGPVGVKKHLAQFLPSPTVEYDGEKYYLEYDRPLSVGKMNHFYGNYPVMVKSLGYIMRLGSGGLRRIAEFAVLNSNYMVSRLSNTYDIKNVHIPRKHEAVFSALRQKKFDVSALDIAKRLIDYGVHPPTIYFPLIVKEALMIEPTETESKESIDRYCDILINIYKEIGQDAEVVRTAPHNAVVGRLDEVFAARNLILRWSPAE; encoded by the coding sequence ATTCATGAGTTTCATTTGATCTTTGAGAAATCAGACAAGAACACATTCCAGCCATGCAGAGGTATACCAGAACATCTCATCAGACATAATCTGGACATACCTGAATTATCAGAACCTGAAGTTATACGGCATTATACTGAACTTTCAACAGCCAATTTCGGTGTTGATACCGGAATGTATCCGCTTGGTTCATGCACCATGAAATATAACCCCAGATTCACCGAACACCTTGCGGCGCTGGAGACAAATATGGTGCACCCCCTGCAGGATGTTTCAACCATCCAGGGTTCCCTGCACATCATGTACCTGCTGAAACACTATCTGAAAACTATCTGCGGCATGGATGATTTTACCCTTCAACCGACAGCAGGAGCCCAGGGTGAGTTCACGGCAATGACCATCATAAAAGCATATTTCAACAGCAAAGAGGATACCCGCAACGAGGTAATTGTACCTGATTCGGCCCACGGCACCAATCCCAAGAGTGCTGCTATGGCAGGCTTCGATGTGGTGGAGATCCCCTCTGATGAACAGGGGTATATTGATCTTGAAATGCTCACATCGGCAGTATCAGAGAAAACTGCTGCATTGATGCTAACCAATCCCAACACCCTGGGTCTTTTTGATAAAAATATTTTGAAAATAGCGGATATCGTTCATGGTGCAGGGGGATTACTGTTCTATGACGGTGCCAACCTGAACGGGATTATCGGCAAGACGCGGCCGGGTGATATGGGATTCGACTGCATGAACCTCAACCTTCACAAGACATTCGCAGCACCCCACGGCGGCGGAGGCCCGGGAAGCGGTCCTGTGGGGGTCAAAAAACATCTAGCTCAATTTTTACCGTCACCCACTGTGGAATATGACGGAGAGAAATACTATCTGGAGTACGACCGGCCCCTGAGTGTGGGTAAAATGAACCATTTTTATGGGAACTATCCGGTCATGGTTAAATCCCTTGGATATATCATGAGACTGGGTTCCGGGGGGCTGCGCCGCATCGCTGAATTTGCTGTATTGAATTCCAATTACATGGTATCCAGACTTTCCAATACATATGATATCAAGAATGTCCACATTCCCAGAAAACACGAGGCTGTGTTCAGTGCATTGCGTCAGAAAAAATTCGATGTGAGTGCACTTGATATTGCAAAACGGCTCATCGATTACGGTGTCCACCCGCCTACCATTTATTTTCCCCTGATCGTGAAAGAGGCTTTGATGATCGAACCGACAGAAACCGAATCGAAAGAATCCATTGACAGATATTGTGACATCCTGATCAATATTTATAAAGAGATCGGACAGGACGCTGAAGTGGTTCGAACTGCACCCCATAACGCTGTTGTGGGTCGTCTCGATGAAGTGTTTGCGGCACGAAACCTGATATTACGCTGGAGCCCTGCTGAATGA
- a CDS encoding glycerophosphodiester phosphodiesterase, with translation MEGIDVLAEEGEESSWLLNTPIAHRGFHSGDAGCPENSMKAFERAIQKGFAIELDVCLLADNNLAVFHDNNLKRMTGIERDIRSCDSYTVKKLRLFNSDEYIPLFEEVLDIVKGKVPLLIELKNGGRIGKPEKALFETMKDYDGKYAVQSFNPYSLHWFRNNAPDVVRGQVFGYNRGENLIYNARFILKNFLFNRASQFNFINYDIRWLPIWAINTIREKGIPIIGWTARSIPEYQWAEKWCDNVVFEGFDPSWPVDKECIIFQEKPVDINSTFMMNEVPYAAPLE, from the coding sequence ATGGAAGGAATAGATGTCCTTGCCGAAGAAGGTGAGGAATCGTCATGGTTGCTGAATACACCTATTGCTCATAGGGGTTTTCATTCTGGAGATGCCGGATGCCCTGAGAATTCAATGAAAGCCTTTGAAAGAGCCATCCAAAAAGGATTTGCAATTGAATTGGATGTCTGTCTTCTGGCTGATAATAACCTGGCTGTGTTTCATGATAACAACCTGAAAAGAATGACAGGTATTGAAAGAGACATCCGTTCATGTGATTCTTATACAGTTAAAAAATTGCGTCTTTTCAATTCTGATGAATATATTCCATTATTTGAAGAGGTACTGGACATTGTAAAGGGAAAAGTTCCCCTTTTGATCGAACTCAAGAATGGGGGCAGGATCGGAAAACCTGAGAAAGCCTTGTTCGAAACCATGAAAGATTATGACGGCAAATATGCTGTCCAATCGTTTAATCCATATTCACTCCACTGGTTCAGGAACAATGCTCCTGACGTTGTAAGGGGTCAGGTCTTTGGCTATAACAGGGGAGAAAATCTAATATATAATGCACGGTTCATTTTAAAAAATTTCTTATTCAATAGAGCGAGCCAGTTCAATTTTATCAATTACGATATTCGATGGCTTCCCATCTGGGCTATCAATACAATAAGAGAGAAAGGGATTCCCATTATAGGATGGACGGCCAGGTCCATACCGGAATATCAATGGGCAGAAAAATGGTGTGACAACGTGGTATTTGAAGGATTTGATCCATCGTGGCCAGTTGATAAAGAATGTATTATCTTTCAGGAAAAACCCGTTGATATCAATTCAACGTTTATGATGAATGAGGTTCCTTATGCTGCCCCGCTGGAATGA
- a CDS encoding 4Fe-4S binding protein has translation MVVKEFKSEELGITIKVDNDKCVGAAECVASCPVDCFVVVDGKATVPNIDECIECCACVDACPTSAIEHSSC, from the coding sequence ATGGTTGTAAAAGAATTCAAATCAGAAGAACTTGGTATTACTATTAAAGTCGATAATGATAAATGTGTTGGGGCTGCTGAATGCGTGGCATCATGTCCGGTAGATTGTTTCGTGGTCGTGGATGGGAAAGCCACAGTACCCAATATCGATGAGTGCATTGAATGTTGCGCGTGTGTGGATGCCTGCCCCACGAGTGCTATCGAGCACAGTTCATGTTAG
- a CDS encoding molybdopterin molybdotransferase MoeA: MDKLFKSRVDVNTARQVFLDIVHPLKGIESVPVEVADNRILASEVCSEQDVPHYRRSAMDGFAVRAEETLSASPASPIILKLTEEEVVQNTCQRVHTGSAMPAGADAVVMLEDSRLINGAVEITAQVHPNKHVGEIGEDVEAGDMLFEPGHQLRPGDLAVLGSIGIQDIEVYHRPMIAIIPTGEEVMPRGTVLNPGEIWETNSLMTASYVKKFGAVPRISDIVTDNYELLRQAILAESDADMLIISGGTSVGERDLVPSVIGEIGELLAHGVAISPGKPTALGIVNQKPVLCMPGYPVAGLVALLVFGKDAIQKLGNIPKIPEIIIRLPLKDKITSRQGYQTYVRVRIVDNIVEPLMTSGAGILSSVAKADGYVVVPPNIEGYGAGTEVDVILF, from the coding sequence ATGGATAAATTATTCAAATCTCGTGTGGATGTAAATACTGCAAGACAGGTCTTTCTGGATATCGTTCATCCTTTGAAAGGGATCGAGAGTGTACCAGTAGAAGTAGCAGATAACAGAATTCTTGCCTCTGAAGTGTGCTCTGAGCAAGATGTGCCCCATTACAGACGATCTGCTATGGATGGTTTTGCAGTCCGGGCCGAGGAAACCCTGAGTGCATCTCCTGCATCCCCGATAATTTTGAAGCTAACTGAAGAAGAAGTGGTTCAGAATACATGCCAGCGAGTGCATACTGGTTCGGCCATGCCCGCAGGGGCAGATGCGGTAGTAATGCTTGAAGACTCCAGGCTAATAAACGGTGCTGTGGAAATAACAGCACAGGTCCATCCCAATAAGCATGTGGGGGAGATTGGTGAAGATGTGGAGGCAGGGGATATGCTCTTTGAACCCGGGCATCAACTGCGTCCCGGCGATCTGGCTGTACTGGGATCAATAGGTATCCAGGATATAGAGGTATATCACAGGCCAATGATTGCCATCATACCCACAGGCGAAGAAGTGATGCCCAGGGGGACAGTGTTAAACCCGGGAGAGATCTGGGAAACAAACAGTCTCATGACAGCTTCCTATGTTAAAAAATTCGGTGCAGTCCCAAGGATATCCGATATTGTCACCGACAATTATGAGCTGTTACGACAGGCCATTCTGGCAGAATCAGATGCTGATATGCTGATCATTAGCGGGGGCACATCAGTGGGTGAAAGGGACCTGGTCCCTTCGGTAATAGGAGAGATCGGTGAATTACTGGCACACGGTGTTGCTATCAGTCCCGGCAAACCTACCGCACTGGGTATTGTGAACCAAAAACCTGTTCTGTGCATGCCTGGCTATCCGGTAGCCGGTCTGGTGGCACTGCTGGTATTCGGGAAAGATGCAATACAAAAACTAGGTAACATCCCAAAAATACCAGAAATAATAATCAGGCTGCCCCTTAAAGATAAAATCACATCACGCCAGGGCTATCAGACCTATGTCAGGGTACGCATAGTAGACAATATTGTAGAACCATTGATGACGTCCGGGGCCGGAATACTAAGCTCTGTGGCCAAAGCTGATGGATATGTAGTGGTGCCGCCCAATATCGAAGGATATGGGGCGGGAACCGAAGTAGATGTTATTTTATTCTGA
- a CDS encoding DUF2683 family protein gives MVQAVINIEEHTNRILNIIKVKYGLKDKSSAIDLMATQYEEEILEPELKPEYVEKAKKIIQQKPVDVGSVDDLRDRLGL, from the coding sequence ATGGTTCAAGCTGTAATAAATATTGAAGAACATACTAACAGGATCTTAAATATTATCAAAGTCAAATATGGCTTGAAAGATAAAAGTTCTGCTATTGACCTCATGGCAACACAATATGAAGAAGAAATACTCGAGCCAGAACTTAAACCAGAATATGTTGAAAAAGCCAAGAAAATAATTCAGCAAAAGCCGGTCGATGTTGGTAGTGTTGATGATTTAAGGGATCGATTAGGCCTTTGA
- the gcvH gene encoding glycine cleavage system protein GcvH codes for MNQTEVRGGLWYTEEHEWVRIEDDTAVIGITDYAQKEMKEIVFVELPKVGDKLASGEDFGYAESAKAVNGLFAPLSGEVIEVNTELEDSPELVNTDPYSEGWMIKVRMSSQDELSKLLDADSYSGLLETLEE; via the coding sequence ATGAACCAGACAGAGGTCAGGGGTGGACTGTGGTACACCGAGGAACATGAATGGGTGCGGATCGAAGACGATACTGCGGTCATCGGTATCACAGACTATGCCCAAAAGGAAATGAAGGAGATTGTGTTTGTTGAACTACCCAAGGTTGGAGATAAGCTGGCTTCGGGTGAGGATTTTGGCTATGCCGAATCGGCAAAGGCTGTGAACGGACTGTTCGCACCGTTGAGTGGCGAGGTCATTGAGGTAAATACCGAACTGGAAGACAGTCCAGAACTGGTCAACACTGACCCGTACAGTGAGGGATGGATGATCAAGGTCAGGATGAGTTCGCAAGACGAACTCTCAAAATTGCTGGATGCTGACAGCTATTCAGGACTCCTGGAAACGCTGGAAGAATAG
- a CDS encoding ATP-NAD kinase family protein codes for MKIGFIINPVAGMGGRVGLKGTDGLADLAAQLGGKPVSLKRAEEALLNIKDMENEIVFLTCSGKMGEKVLRNTPFRYQVIYQTPEMTTAEDTKKAARKMLDCDLILFSGGDGTACDIVSAIGKQVPILGIPAGVKIFSPVFCITPRECGRIVSSFLETAVKDVLDIDEEAYRNNELSVRIKGEALVPVSSAVQGGKEVSSAVDAKRDIAERIFDDFRVEGKDVLYIIGPGTTTMEVKNRFGIDGTLLGVDAVVNGKMVQKDACERHLLKAIKNCHGKVVIFVSPIGSQGFIFGRGNQQISPEVIKQADEIKVIASPDKLESTPTLHIDTGDLELDNKLRGHIKVQSGYHDFAMMKVV; via the coding sequence ATGAAGATCGGGTTCATTATCAATCCAGTTGCCGGAATGGGAGGCAGGGTAGGACTCAAAGGTACGGACGGCCTGGCTGATCTTGCCGCACAACTGGGTGGAAAGCCGGTAAGTCTCAAACGGGCGGAAGAGGCTCTTTTAAATATCAAAGATATGGAGAACGAGATCGTATTCCTGACATGTTCAGGAAAAATGGGGGAGAAGGTATTGCGAAACACACCATTCAGGTATCAGGTCATCTATCAGACCCCAGAGATGACAACAGCCGAGGATACTAAAAAAGCGGCCAGGAAAATGCTTGACTGTGACCTTATCCTATTTTCCGGGGGAGACGGGACTGCCTGTGATATTGTTTCTGCTATTGGAAAACAGGTGCCCATCCTGGGGATCCCGGCGGGTGTGAAAATATTCTCCCCTGTATTCTGCATCACCCCCCGGGAATGCGGACGGATCGTATCGTCCTTTCTTGAGACCGCTGTCAAGGATGTCCTTGATATAGACGAAGAGGCTTACCGCAATAATGAATTGAGCGTACGGATAAAAGGTGAAGCCTTAGTACCGGTCAGTTCTGCTGTTCAGGGCGGGAAAGAGGTTTCCAGTGCAGTGGATGCCAAACGAGATATTGCTGAACGGATATTCGACGACTTCAGGGTAGAAGGGAAAGACGTGTTGTACATTATAGGGCCTGGGACCACCACCATGGAAGTGAAGAACCGTTTCGGTATTGACGGTACGTTACTGGGAGTGGATGCCGTTGTGAACGGGAAGATGGTCCAGAAGGACGCTTGTGAGAGACATCTCTTAAAGGCAATAAAAAATTGCCATGGCAAGGTTGTGATCTTTGTAAGTCCCATAGGAAGTCAGGGATTCATATTCGGCAGGGGCAACCAGCAGATAAGTCCTGAGGTCATCAAGCAGGCAGATGAGATAAAAGTGATCGCTTCACCCGACAAACTTGAGTCAACCCCCACCCTTCATATTGATACTGGGGACCTGGAACTTGATAACAAGTTGCGAGGACACATAAAGGTCCAGAGTGGGTATCATGATTTTGCGATGATGAAGGTGGTGTGA
- the gcvT gene encoding glycine cleavage system aminomethyltransferase GcvT — protein sequence MGKEIRTPLFSIHKGLDAKIIAFHGWEMPVEYSGIIDEHKAVRMSAGLFDVSHMNTLKISGDGALMFLQSISTNDIATCDVNGMKYSVVGREDGTFVDDIVIIRKSNGFLLVTNTARKEVLMNWLNMHNMHKENFTIEDVTDNTAILALQGPDSTAILSSIADRPGDIRFWHGAEILIAGIETYTTRSGYTGEDGFEIYCRSEDAEGLWQSIMDAGDVKPVGLGARDSLRLEMGYILSGMDITDENNPLEAGLEWAIKWRKDFIGREALLKIKETGVTRNLVGLKLDRGIPRHGYDILDDKNNKIGIVTSGTISPVLGVGIGLGYVEPGYSHPDTKIGIMIRNKVYNGMVVRTPFIGGRT from the coding sequence ATGGGAAAAGAAATCAGGACCCCCCTCTTCTCAATCCATAAAGGACTTGATGCAAAAATAATAGCATTTCACGGGTGGGAAATGCCTGTGGAGTATTCAGGGATCATTGATGAGCACAAAGCGGTACGAATGTCTGCAGGGCTTTTTGATGTGTCCCATATGAACACGCTGAAGATCTCGGGGGATGGGGCCCTGATGTTCCTTCAATCCATTTCCACCAATGATATAGCCACATGTGACGTCAATGGCATGAAATATTCCGTGGTAGGACGGGAGGACGGCACCTTTGTAGATGATATTGTCATAATCAGGAAAAGCAATGGTTTCCTGCTGGTCACCAATACTGCCAGAAAAGAAGTGCTTATGAACTGGCTGAATATGCATAATATGCATAAGGAGAACTTCACCATAGAAGACGTCACTGACAATACGGCAATCCTTGCCCTCCAGGGTCCGGACTCTACCGCGATCTTATCCAGTATCGCAGACAGACCGGGTGATATCAGATTCTGGCATGGGGCGGAAATACTGATCGCAGGTATTGAAACCTATACCACACGGTCCGGATATACCGGGGAAGACGGCTTTGAGATATACTGCCGTTCAGAAGATGCTGAAGGATTGTGGCAGTCCATTATGGATGCAGGGGACGTGAAACCCGTGGGACTGGGCGCCCGCGATTCACTTCGGCTTGAGATGGGCTATATCCTGTCAGGCATGGATATTACAGATGAAAATAATCCCCTGGAAGCAGGACTTGAATGGGCTATCAAGTGGAGAAAGGACTTTATCGGCAGGGAAGCTCTCTTAAAGATAAAGGAGACGGGTGTGACCCGGAACCTTGTAGGACTGAAACTGGATCGCGGCATCCCGCGACACGGCTATGATATACTGGATGATAAAAATAATAAGATCGGGATCGTGACCAGCGGTACCATCTCACCCGTGCTCGGTGTCGGCATCGGGCTGGGATATGTGGAACCCGGATATTCACATCCTGATACGAAAATAGGAATCATGATAAGAAACAAGGTCTATAACGGAATGGTTGTAAGAACCCCTTTTATTGGAGGCAGGACATGA